Genomic DNA from Gossypium hirsutum isolate 1008001.06 chromosome A01, Gossypium_hirsutum_v2.1, whole genome shotgun sequence:
GTATTTAACTCTAGTTTTTGTTTTCGGTAGTGAATAGAAAAAATGGTAACAGCTGCAATATTTAGAGCTGCTGCTACGGTGATGCTGCTGGTTTTGAGCTTCAGCGCATGCCAAGCACAGCTTTCTTCTACGTTTTATGGTGACACATGCCCCAATGCACTCAGTACGATTCGCACATCCATCAGATCCGCCATTGCAAGAGAACGTAGAATGGCTGCATCTCTTATTCGGCTTCATTTCCATGATTGCTTTGTTCAGGTActtgtttaatatgtttatacTCGTACGTATATTACAACAAATTTCAATTGCATGCGTGGATTGTATTAAATGGAGTGcttgctttgctttgctttgctttaTTCAGGGTTGTGATGCTTCAATCTTACTGGACAATTCCCCTTCCATCACAAGCGAGAAGTTCGTAACTCAAAATAATAACTCTGTAAGAAGCTTTGAAGTTATAGATGAGGCTAAATCTGCAGTTGAAAACGTATGCCCTGGGCTTGTATCTTGTGCCGACATCCTTGCCGTCGCTGCCAGGGATGCCTCTGAATACGTGAGTCAATATCGCTATTCGCcacgcacatatatatatatatagagagagagataAGTAATACGTTAAATATTCTACTTAAATTTGtcatatttaattaattctaattgaTTAACATGATCTCCTGGAACAATCCAGGTAGGTGGTCCCTCGTGGACAGTGAAGCTTGGAAGAAAAGATTCAACCACTGCAAGCGCCAGTCTAGCTAGCAGAGACCTTCCTCGTTTCGCAGATGGTCTTCAAAGGCTTATCGATCTCTTTGAAAGCAAGGGCCTTAGTGAAAGAGACATGGTTGCTTTGTCAGGTTTGGGCACAACTAATCCTTTTAAtaccatttcattttctttactaAACAAACAGTACTGATAActgagataattaaattaaaccatTTGTGGGTGCAGGTTCTCACACCATTGGACAGGCGCAATGCGTGACATTCAGGGATAGGATATACAGTAATGGAAGTGACATTGACGCTGGGTTTGCCAGCACTCGCAGACGCAATTGTCCAGCTACTTTCCCCAACGGAAATGGAAATTTGGCTCCACTTGATTTGGTCACACCAAATTCCTTTGAGAACAACTACTTCAGAAATCTACTGCAAAAGAAGGGTCTTCTCCAGTCGGATCAAGTGCTGTTCAGCGGTGGAACCACAGATAGCATAGTCAACGACTACAACAGGAATCCTTCAACTTTCAGATCCGATGCCATGATCAAGATGGGAGATATCGAGCCTCTAACGGGTTCTGCAGGGATCATAAGGAGGATTTGCAGCCGTGTTAACTAGTTCAATTTTCTGTTTCTTTTCCTATTCATAGTCCTCTTTTAAGTGTTTAAAGTTGTTGTAATGCTTCTTTCCCATACCTTCATAGTTTTGTTGCAAGAACTTAGTACGGAGGATTTTGCagccattttatttttcctataCTTGTAcgtttatatatgtaatttatcAACGAGGAAGCAAATGCCTAtgtcaatttaaaataaattaattttacaatcttttatataattcttttttttaaatgttttagcAAAAGGAAGCATAAAGTggtaataatttaaatgaatgaaGTCCAAAAAACAGTACCGTACAAGTAATTAAAGGATTAGTGAATTATCATCATATGTCAACATCAGTGGCTCCAAGTTTTTGCATCTTCAATTGCAAAAGCAGTAGCAAATCCATCCTCACCTCATTTTTACTTTCCccgtaaattatttatttttacgaAAGTTGTCTAGGcaacttattaaaattttaaaaagttttcagCATAAAATCTTAAAGATTTATTCACATCAACAGAACACACGAGTTGCTACATtagtattattaaaattttaatagtttaatcaatttttccgtaaaaaatgtaaattaactaaaagtaaagtaaaaaaaaataaattattttaaaaagactaaattttaaatgatgATACATcctccaaaataaaattaaaagggtttatttaaaaattttgaatgatgcATGCTTATAATTCAttgttaatatataaattttatactctTAACATAATTTACACAATATTGCACTCATTATACGAATGGGTGTGTATGATTTGGTATCAGTTTCTTAGGAGTTTTGGGTGCTCTTTGTGTTTTTTTAAATCGATTTCCAGTAAAGCAGCCTCAAAGCAGTTTTTTACTCATAAATGTTTCGGAAAAAATATTTTCCAACCAAGGAGTTTGGCGAACAGGAAATTTCCCAAGAGTGTGACAAACAGGTACTCATTAATAAGACTGGTGAACAGGGGTTCGCCAAAGAAAATGACAAGAATGTATACGCCAGTAGATTGGCGAATGGGTGTACGACCAACAAGTTTGACGAGCTGAAGTACGTAGTGAGCTTGGAGAGTAAGATTTTCCTAGAAGGTTTGGTGAACTGGAGTATGCCAAAGAATTTAGTGAGCTTAGATCGCCAGCAGGCTTGGCAAAGAAGGGATCTCCAATGGGCCGACAAACTACAGTTTTGGGCTGTGAGTCATAAGTAAGAATGGTTGAAGTAAAGTCATTATTTGAGGAGACTCTAGTTTAAATTCTGTGATTTTTGGAAATTAGGAACACCTCAAACAAAGTTTGTCAAGTTGCTCTACAATTTTCTCATTTTTGggtttcaacaattttcattgactcttagcctTAGGTTTTCATTTACTTTTGTTTTTTATAGTTCCCATACGCATTTtaacactttattgtttcttgtgttagcaAGTTTAAGCACGTTGCACATTCATTCCTTTGTGCAACACAATTCTTTTGTGTCTAGCCGATTTTGGGCTCCTAGTTCCACTAGGTTTGCTTTGCTTGTTTTATTGTCACAGATCCTGATTGGTTgatataaacacttttaagagactcacaagattaattcttacTTTATTAAGAGTTTGAATTTATTTCTGAATGTATAACAGTGAGGTTTGCTTAGTTTTTGTTTTTGACTACTGTCTGCTTTTCAAGGTTCATAATGACTGTTGATACTCGCAATAGTAAAGGGAGTGATAATCTGAGTGAAAAGCCATCAATTACTATAGAGAACCTTGTTGGTTTTGTGATGatgttgtaataaggcctttttaagGTCAATGATAAATTCAAAATGTTAGCAAAGTTGCAGAAAAATCAAAAGACTCGAGATGCTAGAAAGGCTCAAAAGGATGCTTTCGGCAAACAATTAGCAACACCTTGGCTTGCCCGAGTGTCCAAATAGAATGTCAAAATAATGCTCAGGATAGTAAGAAtgtactcatatatatatttttaaatgttgttGGTGGGTAGCAATGGTCAAAGAAGTCTCGAATGTCCAATTCAATACCCATCCATAGAAGAAATTTACTATCGCTTTGTGCCTATTGTTGAATCCTCTAATACAAATATTTGTGATGATGAATTACTAACCGTGAAGATAGTAACAGTGAAAAAAGTTCACAAGAACCTATGAACTTAAGAGGAACTCGAATTGTCATGTTCTCCTAGAGAATTGTATCATGATGTGttacatattaataatttttgtgaaagggATATGGGAAGTAATGAAACATCATGTGAAAAGAATGAGAGAAAAGATACCTTAagtgataaaagtctacttgatGGTCCAATTTTGGTGAGTGAAAATACATAAGGGTATTCAGTCtttaaattaacacataattaaaatgtaagtCTTTAATATTCTCCATTTGTATCCATTTCTTCTCTCCAAAAGATCTTCATTTGCATTATACctacaaaaaaaaacatgtgcaaaaaataaacatataatagaaatatatgcatttaaaaaaaatcaaataatataaacaattgaATAGATTGTAAGTTAACAAGAATAAGATAGTAAGCATACCCTTCAACTCACGAAAGCTCGTGAATTTAGGGTAGGCTCTGATGCATTCCAAGAAAAGTCTAAACattgaatcaattaaataaataggag
This window encodes:
- the LOC107952179 gene encoding lignin-forming anionic peroxidase gives rise to the protein MVTAAIFRAAATVMLLVLSFSACQAQLSSTFYGDTCPNALSTIRTSIRSAIARERRMAASLIRLHFHDCFVQGCDASILLDNSPSITSEKFVTQNNNSVRSFEVIDEAKSAVENVCPGLVSCADILAVAARDASEYVGGPSWTVKLGRKDSTTASASLASRDLPRFADGLQRLIDLFESKGLSERDMVALSGSHTIGQAQCVTFRDRIYSNGSDIDAGFASTRRRNCPATFPNGNGNLAPLDLVTPNSFENNYFRNLLQKKGLLQSDQVLFSGGTTDSIVNDYNRNPSTFRSDAMIKMGDIEPLTGSAGIIRRICSRVN